The Pseudomonas multiresinivorans DNA window ACCTGACGGATCGCCCCCAATAAAAAAGTGGCACAAACTTCAGGACCGGGCCTGGGTTTGCGCCACTTCTGGACGTGGATCAGTTCTCGCCGTAGACGTCGAACTTGAAGTACTTGTCCTGTACTTCCTTGTACTTGCCGTTGGCACGGATGCCGGCGATGGCCGCGTTGAATTTCTCGGTCAGGGCGGTATCGCCCTTGCGCACGGCGATGCCGGCGCCACCACCGAAGTACTTCGGATCGTTGTATTCCGGACCTACGAAGGCGTAGCCCTTGCCGGCGTCGGTTTTCAGGAAACCGTCGTCGAGGTTGACCGAATCGGCCATGGTCGCGTCGATGCGGCCGGAGACCAGGTCCATGTTGGCTTCGTTCTGGGAGTTGTAGCGCACGACTTCGATGCCGGCCGGCGCCAGGACGTCGGTGGCGTAACGGTCATGGGTCGAAGCGCGCAGCACGCCGACCTTCTTGCCCTTCAGGTCGACCAGCGGGTCGTTCAGGGTCACGCCTTCCTTCATCACGAAGCGCGCGGGGGTGTGGTAGTACTTGTTGGTGAAGTCGACGGACTTCTTGCGCTCGTCGGTGATGGTCATGGACGAGAGAATGGCGTCGATCTTGCGAACCTTCAGCGCCGGGATCAGGCCATCGAATTCCTGCTCGACCCAGGTGCACTTGACCTTCATCTCTTCGCACAGGGCGTTGCCGATATCCACGTCGAAACCGGCGAGCTTGCCGTCGGGAGTCTTGAAGGAGAAAGGCGGATAACCGGCTTCGATGCCGATGCGGACCGGCTTGTCGTCAGCGTGGGCAACCAGGGAAAGCGCGGACAGGGCCAGCGCACCGAGAAGTGCAAACTTCTTCATCAGTAACTCCTTCGAGGGTAGGACTTCGATTGGCAGGAGAAAGGGGTTGGCCCAGGCTGCCCGTGCAGAAGTGAAGGTTATTGTTCGTCTGCGCATTGCCGGCGCGATTCTTGTGAAAAGCGCGCCTACCGGGGTGAGCGGCATTCTAGCGACAGCCCCGGAGCGGTTATTTCTTCAATGCGACAAGTAATTATAGAAGCGCCGGAGACAGAGCCCCGGCGGCTTGAC harbors:
- a CDS encoding ABC transporter substrate-binding protein → MKKFALLGALALSALSLVAHADDKPVRIGIEAGYPPFSFKTPDGKLAGFDVDIGNALCEEMKVKCTWVEQEFDGLIPALKVRKIDAILSSMTITDERKKSVDFTNKYYHTPARFVMKEGVTLNDPLVDLKGKKVGVLRASTHDRYATDVLAPAGIEVVRYNSQNEANMDLVSGRIDATMADSVNLDDGFLKTDAGKGYAFVGPEYNDPKYFGGGAGIAVRKGDTALTEKFNAAIAGIRANGKYKEVQDKYFKFDVYGEN